A window from Pseudomonas campi encodes these proteins:
- a CDS encoding OsmC family protein: MAEYVAEVIWTRNGQDFLSNRYSRKHILRFDGGIEIPGSSSPHVVPIPMSDAAAIDPEEAFVSSLSSCHMLWFLSIAAKRKFCVDRYADKAIGVMEKNSEGKLAMTLVTLKPEVIFSGEVTPSREQIEKMHHDAHQECFIANSVKTELRCEPVHVAI; encoded by the coding sequence ATGGCAGAGTATGTTGCTGAAGTTATTTGGACACGGAATGGGCAAGACTTTCTCAGCAACCGCTACAGTAGGAAGCATATCCTACGCTTTGACGGTGGCATCGAAATTCCAGGATCTTCATCTCCACATGTAGTACCTATTCCCATGTCAGACGCAGCAGCGATTGACCCCGAGGAAGCATTTGTTTCTTCGCTTTCCAGTTGTCATATGCTCTGGTTTCTCTCCATCGCGGCCAAGCGGAAATTCTGCGTAGATCGTTACGCTGACAAAGCTATTGGTGTAATGGAGAAAAATTCAGAGGGGAAGCTAGCAATGACGCTCGTCACACTTAAACCCGAAGTAATTTTTTCAGGAGAAGTAACGCCCTCCCGAGAACAAATTGAAAAAATGCACCATGACGCACATCAAGAGTGTTTTATTGCTAACTCAGTAAAAACAGAATTGCGCTGCGAGCCTGTGCATGTTGCCATCTAA
- a CDS encoding acetyl/propionyl/methylcrotonyl-CoA carboxylase subunit alpha produces the protein MSQQQITTLLVANRGEIACRVMRTAKALGLRTVAVHSAIDRNARHVREADMAVDLGGAKPADSYLLVDKIIAAAKASGAQAIHPGYGFLSENAGFARAIEAAGLVFLGPPASAIDAMGSKSAAKALMEDAGVPLVPGYHGEAQDVETFRLAAERIGYPVLLKAAAGGGGKGMKVVEREAELAEALQSAQRESQSAFGDSRMLVEKYVLKPRHVEIQVFADQHGNCLYLNERDCSIQRRHQKVVEEAPAPGLSPELRRAMGEAAVKAAQAIGYVGAGTVEFLLDARGQFFFMEMNTRLQVEHPVTEAITGLDLVAWQIRVARGEALPITQAQVPLNGHAIEVRLYAEDPQNDFLPASGTLALYREPASGPGRRVDSGVTEGDEVSPFYDPMLGKLIAWGENREEARQRLLAMLDETAVGGFKTNLAFLRRILAHPAFAAEELDTGFIARHQDVLLPAPAELPEAFWQLAADAWLQSEPQQLRHDDYHSPWSARSGWRAGLPAESELHLCSGEREHKARPSGQAKLVGETLIGTGQDRVQRRLQAIRQGDTLYLEWHGELHPITRFDPIAAAEASHAHQGGLTAPMNGSIVRVLVEPGQLVEAGTALVVLEAMKMEHSIRAPHAGTVKALYCGEGDMVSEGAALVELEQS, from the coding sequence ATGAGCCAGCAGCAGATCACCACCCTCCTCGTCGCCAACCGTGGCGAGATCGCCTGCAGGGTGATGCGCACCGCCAAGGCCCTGGGCCTGCGCACGGTAGCCGTGCACAGCGCCATCGACCGCAATGCCCGCCATGTGCGCGAGGCCGATATGGCCGTCGACCTCGGCGGCGCCAAGCCGGCCGACAGCTACCTGCTGGTCGACAAGATCATCGCTGCGGCCAAGGCCAGCGGCGCCCAGGCTATCCACCCGGGCTACGGCTTTCTCTCCGAGAACGCCGGCTTCGCCCGCGCCATCGAGGCCGCCGGCCTGGTGTTCCTCGGCCCGCCCGCCAGCGCCATCGATGCCATGGGCAGCAAGTCCGCTGCCAAGGCGTTGATGGAAGACGCCGGGGTGCCGCTGGTGCCCGGTTACCACGGCGAGGCGCAGGACGTGGAAACCTTCCGCCTCGCCGCCGAGCGCATCGGCTACCCGGTGCTGCTCAAGGCTGCCGCCGGCGGTGGTGGCAAGGGCATGAAAGTGGTCGAGCGTGAAGCCGAGCTGGCTGAAGCGCTGCAGTCGGCGCAACGCGAGTCGCAATCGGCCTTCGGCGACTCGCGCATGCTGGTGGAAAAGTACGTACTCAAGCCGCGCCACGTGGAGATCCAGGTGTTCGCCGACCAGCACGGCAACTGCCTGTACCTCAACGAGCGCGACTGCTCGATCCAGCGCCGCCATCAGAAAGTGGTCGAAGAAGCTCCGGCACCGGGCCTGTCGCCCGAACTGCGTCGTGCCATGGGTGAAGCGGCGGTCAAGGCCGCACAGGCCATCGGCTATGTTGGCGCCGGCACAGTCGAGTTCCTGCTCGACGCTCGCGGCCAGTTCTTCTTTATGGAGATGAACACCCGCCTGCAGGTGGAGCACCCGGTCACCGAAGCCATCACCGGTCTCGACCTGGTCGCCTGGCAGATTCGCGTGGCCCGTGGCGAAGCACTGCCTATTACCCAGGCGCAGGTGCCGCTGAATGGCCATGCCATCGAAGTGCGCCTGTACGCCGAAGATCCGCAAAACGACTTCCTCCCGGCCAGCGGCACCCTCGCCCTCTACCGCGAACCCGCCAGCGGGCCGGGCCGCCGCGTCGACAGCGGCGTGACTGAAGGCGACGAAGTCTCGCCGTTCTACGACCCGATGCTGGGCAAGCTGATCGCCTGGGGCGAGAACCGCGAGGAAGCCCGTCAGCGCCTGCTGGCCATGCTCGACGAAACGGCCGTGGGCGGCTTCAAGACCAACCTGGCCTTTCTGCGGCGCATTCTCGCCCACCCTGCCTTCGCCGCCGAGGAGCTGGACACCGGCTTTATCGCCCGTCATCAGGACGTCCTGCTGCCGGCGCCTGCCGAGCTGCCCGAAGCCTTCTGGCAACTGGCCGCCGACGCCTGGCTGCAGAGCGAACCACAGCAGCTGCGCCACGACGACTACCACTCGCCCTGGAGCGCCCGCAGCGGCTGGCGCGCCGGCCTGCCGGCAGAAAGCGAGCTGCACCTGTGCAGCGGCGAACGCGAGCACAAGGCCCGCCCCAGCGGCCAGGCCAAGCTGGTCGGCGAGACGCTGATCGGCACCGGGCAGGATCGGGTACAACGCCGCTTGCAGGCCATCCGCCAGGGCGACACCCTGTACCTGGAATGGCACGGCGAGCTGCACCCGATCACCCGCTTCGACCCGATTGCCGCCGCCGAAGCCAGCCATGCCCACCAGGGCGGCCTGACCGCACCCATGAACGGCAGCATCGTCCGTGTACTGGTCGAACCCGGCCAGCTCGTCGAGGCCGGCACTGCCCTGGTGGTGCTGGAGGCGATGAAGATGGAGCACAGCATCCGCGCGCCGCACGCCGGCACGGTCAAGGCACTGTATTGCGGCGAAGGCGATATGGTCAGCGAAGGCGCGGCGCTGGTGGAGCTGGAACAAAGCTGA
- a CDS encoding acetoacetate--CoA ligase, giving the protein MHQPLWAPSADRIAATRMDAFRRYVNQRHALQLAEYPALHAWSVVQREAFWQAIVDFFEIRFSQQPACVLTEGSAMPSAHWFPGATLNFAEHLLRRRDTHPALVAIGEDGSREQLTYAELAAHVAGLQQSLKAAGVGVGDRVAAFMPNTWQTVVGMLASASLGATWSSCSPDFGTQGVIDRFGQIEPKVLIAAAGYRYAGKNLDLTGKLNEILERLPTLQQLLVVPYSNAQARAADFKTPAKVALWSDFYQAGGEPMFTQVPFEQPLYILYSSGTTGVPKCIVHGAGGTLLQHVKELGLHTDLTADDSLFYYTTCGWMMWNWLVSGLALGATLVLFDGSPFHPGAERLIDLIDAENISLFGTSAKFLAALEKAGAKPGETHQLSRLKAILSTGSPLAHESFEYVYRDIKRDVCLSSISGGTDIVSCFALGNPVLPVWPGELQCKGLGMDVQVWNEAGQAVIGEKGELVCAQHFTSMPIGFWNDADGEKFSAAYFDTFPGIWAHGDYAEITEHGGLVIHGRSDAVLNPGGVRIGTAEIYRQVEKVEQVLESIAIGQDWDSDVRVVLFVRLRDGVTLTDELQAQIRQVIRANTTPRHVPAKIIAVADIPRTISGKIVELAVRNVVHGKPVKNTDALANPQALELYRDLPQLRD; this is encoded by the coding sequence ATGCACCAACCGCTCTGGGCCCCTTCCGCCGACCGCATCGCCGCTACGCGCATGGATGCCTTCCGCCGCTACGTCAACCAGCGCCACGCCCTGCAGCTGGCCGAGTACCCGGCCCTGCACGCCTGGAGCGTGGTCCAGCGCGAAGCCTTCTGGCAGGCCATCGTCGACTTCTTCGAGATCCGTTTCAGCCAGCAGCCCGCGTGCGTGCTGACCGAAGGCAGCGCCATGCCCAGCGCCCACTGGTTCCCCGGCGCCACCTTGAACTTCGCCGAACACCTGCTGCGCCGCCGCGACACGCATCCGGCCCTGGTCGCCATCGGCGAAGACGGCAGCCGCGAACAACTGACCTATGCCGAGCTGGCCGCGCATGTCGCCGGCCTGCAACAGAGCCTGAAAGCCGCTGGCGTCGGTGTCGGCGACCGCGTGGCCGCCTTTATGCCCAACACCTGGCAGACCGTGGTCGGCATGCTCGCCAGCGCCAGTCTCGGCGCCACCTGGTCGAGCTGCTCGCCGGACTTCGGTACCCAGGGCGTGATCGACCGCTTCGGCCAGATCGAACCCAAGGTGCTGATCGCCGCCGCCGGCTACCGCTACGCCGGCAAGAACCTCGACCTGACCGGCAAACTCAACGAAATCCTCGAACGTCTGCCGACCCTGCAACAACTGCTGGTGGTGCCCTACTCCAACGCCCAGGCCCGCGCGGCAGACTTCAAGACCCCGGCCAAAGTCGCGCTCTGGAGCGACTTCTACCAGGCCGGCGGCGAACCCATGTTCACCCAGGTGCCCTTCGAGCAGCCGCTGTACATCCTCTACTCCAGCGGCACCACCGGCGTGCCCAAGTGCATCGTCCACGGTGCTGGCGGCACCCTGCTGCAGCACGTGAAGGAGCTCGGCCTGCACACCGACCTCACGGCCGACGACAGCCTGTTCTACTACACCACCTGCGGCTGGATGATGTGGAACTGGCTGGTCTCAGGGTTAGCCCTGGGCGCCACCCTGGTACTGTTCGACGGCTCGCCTTTCCATCCGGGTGCCGAGCGCCTGATCGACCTGATCGATGCAGAGAACATCAGCCTCTTCGGCACCAGTGCCAAGTTCCTTGCCGCCCTGGAGAAGGCCGGCGCCAAACCCGGCGAGACGCACCAGCTGAGTCGCCTGAAGGCCATCCTCTCGACCGGCTCGCCGCTGGCCCACGAGAGCTTCGAGTACGTCTACCGCGACATCAAACGCGATGTCTGCCTGTCGTCCATCTCCGGCGGCACCGATATCGTCTCCTGCTTCGCCCTGGGTAACCCGGTGCTGCCGGTGTGGCCCGGCGAGCTGCAATGCAAGGGCCTGGGCATGGACGTGCAGGTGTGGAACGAGGCCGGCCAGGCGGTGATCGGCGAGAAAGGCGAGCTGGTCTGCGCCCAGCACTTCACCTCGATGCCGATCGGCTTCTGGAACGATGCCGACGGCGAGAAATTCAGCGCCGCCTACTTCGACACCTTCCCCGGTATCTGGGCCCACGGCGACTACGCGGAAATCACCGAGCACGGCGGCCTGGTCATCCATGGCCGCTCGGACGCAGTGCTCAACCCCGGCGGCGTGCGCATCGGCACAGCCGAGATCTACCGCCAGGTGGAAAAGGTCGAGCAGGTGCTGGAGTCCATCGCCATCGGCCAGGACTGGGACAGCGACGTGCGCGTGGTGCTATTCGTCCGCCTGCGCGACGGCGTGACGCTGACTGACGAGCTGCAGGCGCAGATCCGCCAGGTCATCCGCGCCAACACCACCCCGCGCCACGTGCCGGCCAAGATCATCGCCGTGGCCGACATCCCGCGCACCATCAGCGGCAAGATCGTCGAGTTGGCGGTACGCAACGTGGTGCACGGCAAACCGGTGAAGAACACCGACGCCCTGGCCAACCCACAGGCGCTGGAGCTTTACCGCGACCTGCCGCAACTGCGGGACTGA
- a CDS encoding hydroxymethylglutaryl-CoA lyase, translating to MNLPHHVRLVEVGPRDGLQNEKQPISVADKVRLVDELSAAGLGYIEVGSFVSPKWVPQMAGSAEVFAQIQRKPGVVYGALTPNMQGFEAAVAAGVKEVAVFAAASESFSQKNINCSISDSLQRFVPIMDAAKQHGISVRGYVSCVLGCPYEGEVAPEQVASVAAELFAMGCYEVSLGDTIGTGTAGATRRLFEVCAGNIPRDKLGGHFHDTYGQALANVYASLLEGISVFDSSVAGLGGCPYAKGATGNVATEDLLYLLNGLGIDTGIDMDQLITAGQRICNVLGKPNGSRVARAKQL from the coding sequence ATGAACCTGCCCCACCACGTCCGCCTAGTCGAAGTCGGTCCGCGCGACGGTTTGCAGAACGAGAAACAGCCGATCAGCGTGGCCGACAAGGTGCGCCTGGTCGACGAACTGAGCGCCGCCGGCCTCGGCTATATCGAGGTCGGCAGCTTCGTCTCGCCCAAGTGGGTGCCGCAGATGGCCGGCAGCGCCGAAGTGTTCGCGCAGATCCAGCGCAAGCCCGGCGTGGTCTACGGCGCACTGACGCCCAACATGCAGGGCTTCGAGGCCGCCGTGGCTGCCGGGGTCAAGGAAGTCGCGGTGTTTGCCGCGGCCAGCGAATCCTTCTCGCAGAAGAACATCAACTGCTCGATCAGCGACAGCCTGCAGCGCTTCGTGCCAATCATGGACGCCGCCAAACAGCACGGCATCAGCGTGCGCGGCTATGTCTCCTGCGTGCTCGGTTGCCCCTACGAGGGCGAAGTGGCGCCCGAGCAAGTGGCCAGCGTGGCTGCCGAGCTGTTCGCCATGGGCTGCTATGAAGTGTCCCTCGGCGACACCATCGGCACCGGTACCGCCGGCGCCACCCGCCGGCTGTTCGAGGTTTGTGCCGGCAATATCCCGCGCGACAAACTCGGCGGGCACTTCCACGACACCTACGGCCAGGCTCTGGCCAATGTTTACGCCAGCCTGCTGGAAGGCATCAGCGTATTCGACAGCTCGGTCGCCGGCCTGGGCGGCTGCCCCTACGCCAAGGGCGCCACCGGCAACGTCGCCACCGAAGACCTGCTCTACCTGCTCAACGGCCTGGGCATCGACACCGGCATCGACATGGACCAACTGATCACCGCCGGCCAACGCATCTGCAACGTGCTCGGCAAGCCCAACGGCTCACGCGTGGCCAGGGCCAAACAGCTTTAG